The Arabidopsis thaliana chromosome 5, partial sequence genomic interval CATATTACAAGCTTAGGGCTCTTTCGTGCCacggttttggttttgtccaacacaacacaacacaagacTCGAGAGAGTCCCTTTCTTGTGCGTTAACGTGGCGTCGTTAACGGCATATTCTTTTATCTCATGAAACAGACAAATTACGAGGCAAATTTGGGAAGTAGTAACACGTCATgttgaagattgaagaagttTCTTCGAATGTTGTAGAACCATATGGATCATTTTTGGCAGGTTTAGTGTTTCAAGCAATAAAATGTACATTGTATTATAACACCCTAGGCATTTTTTGAAACGAATGATATCCACCCTATTAAAATTCGAAAATACTAAAaccaccaaaataaaagaataaaaacgaCGAAAAACATTCTGAataagcaaacaaaagaataatcaTACTAAAGAAACAGCAATTGAACTCCTCACAACATGATGTCCATCGGTCCAGCTAAACCATCCAAACCGATATCGATCCCTCCGAGCCTCACCTGTAAACTCATATCTCTGTGTAGTAAAAATGATGTTAAACCGCTTCTTCTGACCAATCTTATCAAAGACCAAAACATTTGGTTCAGCCTTAACCAAGACACCGTTTGGCGGTTGAGCATTAAAGACATATACGCTTGTTGAATTACCCGTTCGTCCAACACATGTAACCGTCCTTGTAACGGTCACTGTCCCACTGAGATATGGAATTGAGATTGACGGGTAATTTAGGTTATAACCGGGAGGGATTCTACTTGGACATTTGAATGTCGGGTCAAGATTGGTTAAACCAACTGAACAACAGTAGAGAAGGTAAGATTGGTATGATGCATCGTAGACTAAACCGGGAGATGCAGCTTTCGTTGGTCTAAAATGTCTTGACCCAAGTGCAAATGGGTTTGCGGGTGAACCATCATAGTCTTGGATTGGTTCATTGTCCTCGTTGGTCATCGAagctacaaaaaaacaaaggttcATTGGTTTAGTGATAATCTGTGCGAGAccgaaataaaaaaatctgatgACCATTGGTTTAGTTATTTTAAACCAACTCAATAACCGAAAGTTTTTGTTACCAGTGGTCATGAGGGCAGATCTTATAGCAGCACTACTCCATGTGGGATGCATGCTTTTGAGAAGGGCAATTGCACCAGCAACATGAGGGCAAGACATAGAAGTTCCTGAGTCGAGATTATAATCTAAAACTCGTCGGTCTATCGAATCTTTGCTTGCCGAATCCGCCCCGCTCCATGCGGCTAATATATTCAGTCCTGGCGCGATAATATCCGGCTGTCGAAAATCCACCAAAAGGTTATGTGTtgagttaaaatttaaaaagattaaagtCAGAGGAACAAAAGAGTTTACCTTTAAAATGTTAGCATCTACCCAATTTGGGGCTCTACTAGAAAACTAGTCATAAATGGAGCCGGTTTGTATGGGTAAACCGAATCTTCCGGTTGGTTTCGGTAAAGTACTGTTTCTGCCGGTTTGATGAAAGCAACCGGTTCATAAGTATTGTAGATGTAATCGAGAATTCTATCGACCGTTGATGAGAAAACCAAAGCAGTTGGTACGAAATGAGACTCAACGTCGAATGCATCGTTATCCCGAGAATTTGCTAATATCATACCAACTCCTCCGGCTCGCTTTACCTCAAGACCTTTACCAATTGTTGAACCTGAACCGTAACCTCTTAAACATAATACCACTTTACCTCTCACATGATCAGGTGAAAGTGCATTCGGTAAACATAGCCTTCACCATACACAAACAATTAATTAGgccaaataaaataaaaaactttgtaacaaaagtaaaaacctttttttatttaatattaacatCCATTCATCTTTTGATATCGAAGGTAAAAAACTTACATTGCGTCGTTCCTTGAAACGCCTGGAACAACCACGTCAGGAGCGTAGACTAGAGGAGCATAATTGTCCATCTTTAATGTTGTTAATGAGTCCGACTAGAAAATATGAAACTTTCTATTAAATTCATTATATACATGATACACAATATTTAGAAATAAGTTTGTATTAAAACTAAATCTATTGAATGATTAATAGTCTAAATCTATATCCGAGCGTAAAACTTACCTCAAAGCTCTCAAGCGAAACCATAACTCAAAAAGCATATATAACATCGTACCCTATTTACGtaccaaatttaaaatagtcaTAACTC includes:
- a CDS encoding Subtilisin-like serine endopeptidase family protein (Subtilisin-like serine endopeptidase family protein; FUNCTIONS IN: identical protein binding, serine-type endopeptidase activity; INVOLVED IN: proteolysis, negative regulation of catalytic activity; LOCATED IN: endomembrane system; CONTAINS InterPro DOMAIN/s: Protease-associated PA (InterPro:IPR003137), Peptidase S8/S53, subtilisin/kexin/sedolisin (InterPro:IPR000209), Peptidase S8/S53, subtilisin, active site (InterPro:IPR022398), Peptidase S8, subtilisin-related (InterPro:IPR015500), Proteinase inhibitor I9, subtilisin propeptide (InterPro:IPR010259); BEST Arabidopsis thaliana protein match is: subtilase family protein (TAIR:AT5G45650.1); Has 35333 Blast hits to 34131 proteins in 2444 species: Archae - 798; Bacteria - 22429; Metazoa - 974; Fungi - 991; Plants - 531; Viruses - 0; Other Eukaryotes - 9610 (source: NCBI BLink).); the protein is MKRIFGIFIFLSLLLFLVPLLASCTKEKQLREERASSINGFAAELTPDQASRLKELKEVVSVFKSDPRKYKIHTTRSWEFVGLKEEEGEDYRSDGDAPRHKYDVNDRFRVGRKFLKNAKHGDGVIVGLIDSGVWPESRSFDDKGMGPIPESWKGICQTGVAFNSSHCNRYYARGYERYYGPFNAEANKDFLSPRDADGHGSHTASTAVGRRVDGVSALGGIAMGTASGGASLARLAVYKACWAVPNKEKYATNTCFDEDMLAAFDDAIADGVNVISISIGTVEPHTYLEDGIAIGALHAVKRDIVVAASAGNDGPARETLSNPAPWIITVGASSLDRFFVGRLELGDGYVFESDSLTTLKMDNYAPLVYAPDVVVPGVSRNDAMLCLPNALSPDHVRGKVVLCLRGYGSGSTIGKGLEVKRAGGVGMILANSRDNDAFDVESHFVPTALVFSSTVDRILDYIYNTYEPVAFIKPAETVLYRNQPEDSVYPYKPAPFMTSFLPDIIAPGLNILAAWSGADSASKDSIDRRVLDYNLDSGTSMSCPHVAGAIALLKSMHPTWSSAAIRSALMTTASMTNEDNEPIQDYDGSPANPFALGSRHFRPTKAASPGLVYDASYQSYLLYCCSVGLTNLDPTFKCPSRIPPGYNLNYPSISIPYLSGTVTVTRTVTCVGRTGNSTSVYVFNAQPPNGVLVKAEPNVLVFDKIGQKKRFNIIFTTQRYEFTGEARRDRYRFGWFSWTDGHHVVRSSIAVSLV